Below is a genomic region from Macrobrachium rosenbergii isolate ZJJX-2024 chromosome 33, ASM4041242v1, whole genome shotgun sequence.
TGGAGATCCagcgagaccatccaatcgcctggtcttaaCGCACTTAAAACggactgagacgtctccatcttgaacttctccttgacaacaaaatggttcagtctgctgacgtccaggactggtctccactcccctgactgttttggaaccaagaagagacgattgtagaatcctggagaTTCCAAATCCAGGACTTgttctatggctctcttctcgagcatctgttcgagcagatctaaaagaatctgttgcttctctgggTGGTAAgaggcgacagatccctgggtgtTGAGGACAGGGGGAAATTCGagaacgggatcctgtaaccttttccGATGACACTgagggaccaggagtccgcccctcttactttccaggcttccgaaaacaaaagaagcctggctcctactggtgtctggaggtccggtgtatcatttcttgccccttgggttagaaggggctccgcctctggagaggccTCTTCCTCGAGGAAAGGATTTTGAGGAGGAAGCTCTACCGCGAAAGGGCTTCTGCCTCTTGGAGGCTAGTCCCTGAGAAGACGTGGACGGGACATTAGGACGCCTGGAAGACTGTGCGAGGAGGTCTtgtgtagccttctccttaaggctggaggcgagatccttgactaacggctgggggaagagatggctagaaagaggggcgAAAAGCAATTCCACCCTCTgcacaggagaaactgacttcgctgcaaaattgcagtataaggccctcttcttcaagagggtcgTACCAAAGTGAGCAGCCAGTTCATCCgcgccatctctgacggccttgtccatgcacgacagcacactggacagctccccccgGGTGATGGAGTCTGGACTCCGAGTcctcaagtccaaggcccccaagcaccaatctAAGAAGTTGAAGACCTCCACAGTCCTAAAAAGCCCTTTAAGGTGATGGTCAGTTTCCGAAAGCGTCCAGGCCACCTTCGCTGAAGAAAGGAGGGCCCTCCTTGGAGCGTCGACGAGACTCGCGAAGTCTccttgggaagaagaaggaactctggaaccaatttcttctccagtctcgtaccacatccCCGCCTTCCCGCACAATTTAGACGGAGGTAGGGCAAAGGAAGACTTGCCTTGAGTTTTCCGATCCTCCATCCACGAGTTAACTTTCTTAAAAGCTCTCTTGGTGGCGAGCGATGTCTTCATCTGAAGGAAACTGGGCAATTTCCTCACCTTCgacgaagctaactgcgaagggggagagagaggagcagaaggctgaaatttatcagggAATAAGTCTCTCAGCATGCTGGCCAAAACCTGATAGTCCAATGAAGACGACAAAGGGGGCTGTTCCTGCTCTGCAGACTCCGACTCAGGAGACAACTCTCCCTCTTCGacgggagcgacaggagagtcttccggaACTTGAGGAAGGCTAAGGCCTTGTGGCCCGATCCGTAAAAGAGACCTCTTCTTGCGAGAAAGTGCAGAAGAAAGCTCTGGAGCGTCCCGCACAGAAGCGTCTTGCCGAGCGTCCTGCCTAGAATGCTGCCGAGCATCTtgacgagcgtcctgacgagcgtgaTGAGAAGCCAGACGAGCGTCATGCCGAACGTCCTGCCGCGTTTCCCGCCAAGCGTCTTGTCGAGCCGCAAGAGGGGCGTCCTGACAAGCGTAAGAAACGTTAGGACCAACAGCCTGAGGAGCATCAAGAAGAGGCAAAGAAACCCGATGATCCAACGAACGATGAGGGCGACCAGGAGAACTCGccggagagagagacgaacgaagagcaggagagggagacctcttcgACCTCTTAACAGGCAGCTTCAAATCCTTGCGGCGCCTACGAGGTTCAGACTCCTTTGCAGCAAGGAGGGaagccaactgccgctgcatgtCCTGGAGAAGACGCTTGAAGGAGAAGActcctctcaggagaagggctgctcttgtgagaagaagaggggaagggacgCCCTCTTCCTTCTACCAGGGGTGACGACAGCTCTCTTCTTGGGGCGACTGGGACGCTCAAAAACGTCCTCCTcagaagaagtcctggtcctcttctgtggcggCAAATCATGGAACCACTCAGGAGAAGAAACGAGTGctcgagaaagaggaggagaagcgtCCTCCTCTGCGAAGCTTCTCTTCCAAAGCGAGGGTCCAACCGAGAACACGACCCCTTGCGTGAGAGGGCGCCTCAGAGGACGAAGCAATCCTTAAGGGGCGTgtgcgcgagcacgatccttggcagcctgggaatcGACAACagggcctgccgaagggacgccagatcggtggggagtccccgtaaccctcttgcggctttcgacatgcccactccctgagtcctgggagtccggcagaggtccaggcctagaggcattatagggccgatctgacgcccactccacaacactagggggatcactgcacttcacaacactttcaatCGCCAGCACCTTAGACTCCAAAGcacgaatggagttcaaaatctccgcaagggcattaccttccgcagatGCAATCacagggcccgaaggcaacactACAGGGATAGGTGAAGCAACAGATAGGTTAACAGGAGACAAATtattaccctgactcccaccagcagacacactcctggaggaagacctcctgatacggtcacgctctaacttgcgCACATAAGAGTCATAAACCTTCCCATCAGAatcaggcaaagactcacactccttgcagcgatcatcaaacaaacagacatgccctctacatctcatacatactgtgtgagggtctaccgaagatttcggtagcctcaccttacactccttcacaacacacaccctgaaactagcagaactagaaccagacatcgtgttcaaagaaaagtcaaagccaaaatcaaaacagtccacaaaagcgtatgcctatccacaaatccaaagtcaaaaaccaaaagacaatcagaatactcaagtggaaaagttttcgaaatccaacgacggaggtattgacaacgggtgttgacaataccggcgacagagaaaatctgaatagaaaatgggaatggttctgataccgcctcccagcggcgggaatgggtactaaccacctggccccactgcgtgtgccgtaagttttgaatttctgtcggtccttcggagaatacagctatatatatatctgtcaggtaagtctcatgaacaaaacaatatttcttggggtcattatctttttgtttttaatgtaatccccaacaggcttcTTTGGGGGTCACTTTCCAGGAAAGATCCCAAAATTTTAAGTACCTTGATGACACTGTAGGTAGTTCTGAACTCAAACATGGGCAGCCAATAGAATTTATTCTCAACAGATAGGGGGGGGGACTGGAATGTGATGTCAGAATTGCTAGGTGGGAAGACCAAAGGAAACAGGTCAGAATTAAGATGAAATAACACTGCATCTGACAGCCACAGAGGTGCTGCAAAGAATCATTAGCAATGCTTGCTGCACAAACACTACTGCTCACAGAAACCCTTATGGGGAGGTCacaattatcattactattatttataaCTCTTGACCTCCTTGGATACTAacacctctttcatattattgatCAAACCCTTCCCCTGAGCTAACATCTTGACTCTCATGGGGCTGGCTCAAAAGGTTTGTTATAAATGACAATTCAACCTGGACAAAATGAATGGATTGAATATTCTGACAATTTCTTCTAAGGACTTGTTTCTAATGCTTGATATTTATTGAAGGCTAGAAACTGTATAACTGAGTAATATATGTTTCACTGCAAGTGTTGCTTCTGCATTCTGAACTGGACAATGTGGATTATTCATCAAATACCTATTCATTAGCCAAGTATGACAAATTTGAAGAAGAGCTGCTTTTTGTGTATGACCTAGCGCTAGCAGCAAAATCTGAGGAAGAAATTATGGAACTATTTAAAAGGTGGAAGAGTGGACAGAAtgtcagtgttaaaaaaaaagactaatggTGAATGCAAACAAAGCAACGAAAAACGTACAATAATGACTGGCCCTATAGCTGTTGTAGGAGAGGCTGGGGGTGAACTTTGTACAATTTATATGTAACAAATGGTTAACATTTTCGATCCCTGAAATGCAATATAACACCAAATTGTGAAGATGCAAGAGAGAAACCTGTCATAGATGagataaagaatttatttaacCATTGGGAACACTGGACTGTGAAGCTAGGGTTGAGAGCAGTAAGCAAAAGAGAAGCTGCACCAGGGTGAAATAGATATACCACGACTACTTGTAAAATCTGTAGGAAGGCCCACGAAACCATTCAGCAAGAGGACAGATGAAGACCTAGACTTGACAGTTTAAACCAGGGGACAGAGAAACATGCAGATaacttattttcacatttaatacACCAGATAAAAACCAAGGTAAATGTTTCCAATGAAGATGGtgttaatttaaaagtaaatgaatatactTTGTGAAGACGGAAATTGAGCTACGGGTAAGTTacaataaaatatcaacaaagtGCTGGTTATATTTCTTAATTAGTTTGACCACATCAAATTCAGGATTTCTTAATCTTTATAAAGTTGGCTGAAATGGGTTGTtcttaaaaatacatgaaaaatacagaaaaacaagaataacctaAAAGCCAGCTAAAATTAACACCTACAACCGTAAGCACAAAACCCTATGGAGTATCCAAACCTAATATGGTCAATGGTCTGATACAAAAAATTAGGTCTTTGGTTACtgaattttatatgtaaacaacacaTTTTCTTGCCATTCTTCATGGCAATTTAACTGAAGAAGCATGTGCTCATATTCTTCAAGGGAATTTAACTGAAAGAAGCATGTGCTCAATGGATTTCTAGGCCCGTAATACATAAATTCAACCTCTGACTGCCATACATGATAAATATCACAAGAATAAACCCAACCAGTTGGGACTCTCAAAGACAAAGTACAAACTCATCATTATTTCAtgacatattattttttttttctttaaaaaattctacAAATAGACTGGAAGAAAACAATGGCGATGGGTGAAAGTGACAGAGCATTTGGCTGGGACTTAAGAATGTTGCAAAGACTCTTCAGTCCCTTATTAGCATTGCAAAAGCCACTACTGTACTGCCGAAAATACTGATACACAAATTACAAGAGTGTGCCCCTGACCTCACACTGGTTTCAAAGTTAATCTACTAAAATAAAGGATTTCTATCAACTGTATACACACATCACAGTATACTGTGAGTCATTTATGTCCCCAATAATTATGTCTACTGAAAGCAATTCTGATGGAAAACCATTAATAATGTCAAATAGAAATTATTCTGAAGGAAACATAGTAGCAAGAAATTGTCAGCACACCATAAATCCAAGAAGCACTTGttaagaaagggagagagagatgacattacCACTCAATACAAAATATCTACagatttttataagaataatgcTGGGTATTTTACTCACCGGGTTAAAGTTAAAATCCTAAGTTTCCTATTCCTCTTGACTTCTTCGAACACAACGCGCtactttctttttaaagacaGTATAGTCCTCACGAAAGTCTTTCTGCAAGGGATAACAACAAATGTTCAAGTTACAAGTAACACAGCAACTCAGTGTATATAACAAGCAGAGATTACCATCTAATCCAAAACTAGTTATATTTAGCCCATCAAATGATTAATACAAAATTCTGTGACGGCTttcctttcaaataaaaatatttagcccATCAAATGATTAATACAAAATTCTGTGACTgctttcctttcaaaaaaaaatatttagcccaTCAAATGATTAATACAAAATTCTGTGATGgctttcctttcaaaaaaaaatatttagcccaTCAAATGATTAATACAAAATTCTGTATTGgctttcctttcaaaaaaaaaatatttagcccaTCAAATGATTAATACAAAATTCTGTGATGgctttcctttcaaaaaaaatatttagcccaTCAAATGATTAATACAAAATTCTGTGATGGCtgtcctttcaaaaaaaaatatttagcccaTCAAATGATTAATACAAAATTCTGTGATGGCtgtcctttcaaaaaaaaatatttagcccaTCAAATGATTAATACAAAATTCTGTGATGGCtttcctttcaagaaaaaatatttagccaATCAAATGATTAATACAAAATTCTATGACagctttcctttaaaaaaataaataaataaatatttagccCATCAAATGACTAAATACAAAATTCTGTGACGgctttcctttcaaaaaaaaaaaaaaatttagcccatcaaataataaatacaaaattctgtgatggctttcctttaaaaaaaaaaaaaaaatatttagcccaTCAAATGATTAATACAAAATTCTGTGACGgctttcctttcaaaaaaaaaaatatttagcccatcaaataataaatacaaaattctgtgatggctttcctttaaaaaaaaaaataataaatatttagccCATCAAATGATTAATACAAAATTCTGTGACGGCTTTCCTttttcaaatgattaaaaaaattctgtgatggctttcctttaaaaaaataaaatatttagccCATCAAATGATTAATACAAAATTCTGTGACggctttcctttaaaaaaaaaaaatatttagcccaTCAAATGATTAATACAAAATTCTGTGACggctttcctttaaaaaaaaataaaatatttagccCATCAAATGATTAAtacaaaattctttaaatatttagcCCATCAAATGATTAATACAAAATTCTGTGAATATTTAGCCCATCAAATGATTAATACAAAATTCTGTGATGgctttcctttcaaaaaaaaaaaaaaaaaaaaaaaaaaaaggaactacaTCAACCAATGGAATGTTACTGAAGTATAACCACACCTCTAGATGCATACAATTTAAGGACAATACTCAGCAAACCTTATCCCtaatcttgaagaaaaaaaagacgacGACAACGAGGTAAGGACACTTCTCAGCAATCCTTCTCCCCAGTAATCTTCAAAATAACTGACTAGGAGGTAAATATTACTGCAAACCCATGCAGGTGCGTTAGAATTGACAAACAAGGAAATACTGACAGAAAGCCTGGGCTGTTATGGACTATACAATGCAATGGGTggcaatctttattttttagcatgaatatgaaatactgtaaatttaaagCAGTAATTCAACTATAAAATTGAATTCACTCTCTCGTTAAACTCTGTAATGTTGCAGTAAGAAGATAGTGGTTGTTGTATCTTTACAATATTGCAtcgtttaaaaacaaaatcaatgaatgcaatcatattttttttatttttctatgactCCTGAGTTAACTCaggagtataaaaatatattttaaagtctaTAAACTTCCAAAGagttgataattaaaaaaactctACACTGTCTATTATCATAAACagagcatataaaaataaacaaactctgCTTATATTGACGTATTTgccaaaaactattttcttttctctagcCCTTAAACTTGATCTGTATAACAAGTATGGAAAGATTTTGCATTAGTTAAATGACAAGCCACCTCCAATTAATGAAATTCATGAGGAACTCCAACTGACAACTTATGTAATCCTTCTATCGTTTAAACGCAACAGCCCTCTAAAATGCAAGAAATGCATACTGAACTTCAACTGGGAAGTTTCTGAATTATCTctcataaagataaaaaggatCACGCAACATTTCACCTAACACCTGCTTCCAAAAATTGGTCAGCTCCCACCCAAAAATTTGTGGACTCCTGTCAGCACTGATTTTTGTTTCCAGTCAGTTGTCTTGATTCTAACTACTAATCTTAAGTAGACTGGCAAATGTAGCGCCACAATTCCTTACAAGTCAATTTTGACtatgtgtacagtatttcatatcatatattactgtaatgagaCCACAAATCACTAATATCAAGAATCACAGTTTGTAAGCCAAGGTTcagtaaaagaagttggacagctgagcAAGAAGAGATCAAAGGGGATGGATGAGAAGTAAAAGGCAAAACGTAAAGCTGctgagaatgaaaggaaaggacACTGCAATAAACCTCTGGTATTATCTGCAGAGTGTCATGCATGGCAGCCTGTACGTGGTAGCCCCCACAAATAAAATATTAGCATTCACATAAACAAATAGTTCCTGTAAGGTTAAACATTAAGAGATCACTTACCGCTGCATCAACATTTGCTGGACTTTCATCATTGGGATCTGCTAACATACTGATGACAGAGATTAAAATAGTCTCGACTGTGTGCACGGGAAGCCAGCGCTCAGAAGCTTTTTCATAACCCCATTTATCATCTCCAGGTTCGTGAAGAATTGAAATGCAGACGTCACCATTCTTCTCGACTGACAACGAAAAAAACAATTGTAACACAACACAGATTCATTCAGTACTGTACAACATCCATGAAATTTCTATTTGTCTGCTGTCATATGATGCACACTCCCTgacaaaatgtttatataaatactcTCACCCTTCAGAGTGTACATTAGCAGAGGTCTCAACTAGATTGAGATGCCTGCAACATGACATAACATTTCAAGTCAGTTCCAAATTTCTAGCAAATTTACATGTTATCCAGCTCTATTCCAGCCCTACATAGGACAGTAACTGTTTGTAAATTAACAGAATAACTTTTAGTATGgattaatgaaaaaacaatttacCAATTTCTTATATCTAATGCAGAGAGACTGCAATTAACATGAGGTTTACTACTGTATTCTCTTGgcttatacatttaaaaaataccaaGAGGCCTTTCATATTACATATGTTGTGATATCAGTACTCATAAATAACCAAACAAATCATGCATTTCACATATTCAAACATTTAATGTACTGGGAGAACAGTTCATGACAGTAttagctgggctcctgtgggcaccagaaaagTCGTAAGAGCCAGatttacttggatgagaactgtcaGAAGGGGGGCTGAAGGTGAGAAGAAATTTGTGGAAGATAACACAGGAAAGACATTTATGGTGGAACTCCAGAGAGACCCTTTGAGACAATATTTTACGTTAAGACTAATTAAGAGGTTTGTGCCAGAATGTTAATGTCATCAAATGAAAGTTTGCTAGGCAAGTTGTTACTCTTCTCTGTATGCTCCACACGAACATGAGtgcaatttcaataataattataaaacaaccTGAACAACTGAAAACATTATCCAAAGTACacaacctcctttcatatttcaaagtcattatcaaaCATTCATACAAATTTCTTACAGCCTCTTAATTTAAGTAAAAAGAGTTCATAAGcctaaattaaaaaacaattgaAAGTTATTTGTAAAACATATTACTGTACTCAAGAATATCTACATTATCTATTATAGAACTGCAAGTTAGAAATCtctgtatacagtacatttactTGCTACCAACACACCTCAACTGTTTAAGCAGCACTGTATGTATAGTACTTGCATTatccaatatatacataaaatccatTGGATTAAAACTAGATATTCAAAAAGACTAGAACTAAAATGTTGTTAAAAGTTATGTGATGAAATACTGATATCAACCACAGCTTAATAGGTGTACTGTACCTTGCACTTTTGAAGTGTAGGGAAAGTTTCAACATAATTTTTGTAACATCACAAGGGGTTTCACAACTTCTTGACTGGGGAGTGATATCTAAGTACTGCCTACCTAATGAGTTTTCCCAACAGTTTCAAGTTTACTTTACAAACCAGATTTTCGGGAAGGCTAAATAATTTACTGTCTCAAAAGTGACGAATGTTAACGGTGCTCACTAATTTGAGGAAATATCAGTCTGTGACCTGACATTTTACCAAACCAACT
It encodes:
- the LOC136855791 gene encoding ubiquitin-conjugating enzyme E2 G1, whose product is MGEPQSALLLRKQLAELNKNPVEGFSAGLIDDNDIFKWEVLIIGPPETLYEGGFFKAHLIFPREYPLRPPKMKFITDIWHPNIEKNGDVCISILHEPGDDKWGYEKASERWLPVHTVETILISVISMLADPNDESPANVDAAKDFREDYTVFKKKVARCVRRSQEE